GCTGCTCATACGGCATCTCCACAAGCGAGTCTGCCACCTTATCGGACGAAAGATGCAGATAGTCAACAAGGAGTTGCGTGTTTGCCAGGGCATCGTCCTTGGGCGCGGCCGAGTAGTAGCCACTCATCATGACGACCTTGTCAAACAAGCCGGTCGTATCTGACATGCTAGCCAGCGTTGTAACCTTACAGCCTCCACCCGATTGTCCGACAAGCGTCACATTCTGTGGATCCCCTCCAAATTGGGCGATGTTGTCTTGCACCCACTGGAGGGCCACCACTGCATCTCGCATCCCCGCTATGCCAGAGTTTTCGTATTGTGTTCCGTATGCCGACATATCAAGGAACCCGAGCACATTCAAGCGCGTGTTCACCGACACGAAAACGACGTCCCGCGCATGAACGAGATATTGTCCTTCATAGAAGGAGAGCTCGGTCGAAGCCCCATTGGTCAACTCCCCGCCATGGAAGAAGACGATGACAGGCTTTGCAGCCGTCAAATCATCAGACCAGACGTTGAGATACTGGCACTGCTCATTGCCGACCATATCGGCAGTCCCGTTTGACGGCGAGAAGAACTCGTAGGAATTGACACTAGCCGTCGAGCTAAGAGTACGATCCTGCGGAGCAACCTCACCATAGACGAGAGCATTGTGCCAGGCATTATCATAGGACGTAACGGGAACAGGATCTTGGAACCGCTCGGCCGTAGCATAGGGAATGCCACGAAATGTGTACACACCTTCGTCACGAAAACCAAGGAGCGTGCCAGCACCAAGCTTCACGGTCTGGGTTGTAATCGACTCATTCGCAGAATCGGACGTCGTATCCGCATCAGTTGACGACTGAGCTGACGAGGAGGAAGCGGTGTTACAGCCAGTAAGCGACAGCAAACCAGCCACACCAGCAAAGCCCGCAAGGGCGCCAACCGTATGGACACACTCGCGCCGAGTTATCGTTCTTGTCATACTCAAAGCCTCCCATACGCATAGATTCGTTCCGCCATTCGTGCATTATCCCGAAAGCCATAGAGCACAGTAAAAGGAGGGCAAATGAGCATTCGTTGCCCATCTGCCCTCCTTACGACGCTACATCTTCAAGGCGTCCTCGGACTCCTTGGACCAGCCGAAGAACCAGGTCGCAGCGAAGGCTATCGCGAATGCGACGACCATCCCGAGCAGCCCGCCATAGAAGCTCATGTCGACCCCCTCAGGCCCAAGCAGCGAGCCGATTCCGATGAGCCCGGCGCCGAAGGAGTACCCCTTCGCTCCGAAGAGGGCGGCGACCAGACCACCGGCAGCACCACCGATGAGACCGAACACATAGGGCTTCCTCGCAGGGATGTTGATACCGAACATGGCAGGCTCCGTGATTCCGAAGCATCCCGATATTGCAGATGCGACACCGACCTGCCTGATCTTCTCGTTCTTGCTCCTCGCGCAGTAAGCGAGCACAGAGCCGACCTGAGCCAGGACCGACGCGAAGAAGACGACGGCAATCAGGGCCGAGTAGCCGTTCGTCGCAAGGTCAGAGGTGAACAGCGGGATGAAGGCCTTGCTGATACCGAACAGGACGAGGATCTGCCAGATTCCGCCTGCGACGGCGCCCGTGACGACCGGGCTGAAGTCATAGAGCATCGTGATGCCAGTGGTGACCAGGTTCATGAGCCACGTCGTGACGGGCCCGATGACGAGAAGGGCGATAGGCACCGTGATCAGGAACACGATAAGAGGAACGAAGATCATCTTGATGGCATCGGGGATGATCTTACGTGCGACCTTCTCGATCTTGCAGGCAAGATAGCTCGAGAGGATGGCCGGGAAGACCGACTTCGAGTAGTTCATGAGCACAAGCGGGATTCCTAGGAACGAGTAGGTGTCCCCAGAGCTCGCAGCCGTGGTGATGTTCGGGTGAATCAGAACGAATGCGATGATCATCGAGTAGAAGGGCCTACCACCGAACTTCTTCGCAGTCGCATAGGCGAGGAACACGGGGAAGTAGTAGAAGACGGAGTCAGCGATCGTGGACAGCACCAGATAGGTGCCGCTCGTCGTGCTCATGAGGTTGAACGTCGTCAGAAGGGACAGGAAGCCCTGCAGGGTGCCGCAAGCAGCAAGCAGGCTGATGCTCGGGAGGAAGATCGCCGACGCGAGGTCGGTCACCTTGTCCATGAACTTCATCTTCTGCTTGGGAGTCCCGTCTGCGCTCTCCTCGGCCTCGACGTCGCCGTCGGCGCTGATGTTGAAGATCTTGACGAGCGTGTCGTAATACGTCGTCACGTTGTTGCCGATCACGACCTGAATCTGGCCGCCGGCCTCCATGACGCCCATGACGCCATCTGCCGCGGTCAGCTTGTCCTTGTCGACCACACCCTCATCCTTGAGGATGAACCTGAGCCGCGTGAAGCAATGACCGACGCTCTTGACGTTCTCTGGCCCACCGACCAGGGACACGATATTCCTGACATTGTCTTCCGTGCTCGCCGTGTCCTTATCTGCCATGCTCGATGCACTTCCTCTCTTGTTCGCGCTCTTGAAGTGTCTTCGTCGCCGAGTAGACTCCCGCGCCGACAAGTCCAGCGCCAGCGGAGGCATACGGCACAAGCCGAGGACAGGAAGCGCCACGGACTTGGACCCCATGTATGAACTCGTGACTTGCTGCAATGGTTCGAAGCTTCGCCAATAATGCTAGGCGCGTGGCACAATGGCCCCCGTAGACGAACTACCAGCTGCTGTCTCATGGCATGAGACTCTTACGATGCATCTGTTCCTCGTCGCTGTTAGACGCATCGCCGAGAAGGACGCTCGCGCAGCGAGAAGGAGGAACCTGAACATCACCAGGAACCGCTCGCCCGCCAGGACGAGCCGCTCACGGAAAGAGACAGCTCAATCACAATGGTCGGGGCGGGCCGAAAGGGCAGCGCCGTCATCGGTCGTCAGGAAGAAGGGCGCGTAGTAGAGGCGGTTGAGCGTCGCCGCCACCACGCGGGGCTCTATGTCCGGCCTCTCGGCGAGCCAGAACTGGATGAGGCTGTGGTGGCCGGCGAGCATGAAGGCCAGGTAGAGGTCCCGCTCGTCGCCAGGCCCGAGCACCTCGCCCAGGCGGTCGGAGAAGTAGTCGCGCATGAAGGCCGTCGCCTTGTGCCGGAACGTGGGGTCCCCATGGGGCCCGTTCAGGGCGATGACCTGCTCCCTGCGGGACATGAGCACGTCCATGCGCGCGACCATGGAGGCCGTGGGCTCGAGCTCTGACTCCGAGAAGCGCGCCTTCAGGGCGACGTCGTTGATGGCGCGCATGTTGTCGAGGAGGTCGTCCTCGAAGGTCTTCACCACGTCGTCGACGTTGTCGAAGTGCCGGTAGAACGTGGAGCGCGACACCTTGGCCTGACGAAGCACGTCGGCCACCCTGATCCTCGGGATGTCGTCCGTCCGCATGAGCTCGAACACGGCATCGGTGATCCGGGCGTCGACGGGGTCGCCTGGCTCGAAGTCGCCCATCCTCCTACCACCGTCCGCCATACGACCTCCCTCGACCTAGCCATCTCGTCATCTAGAGGGATGCTACCCGCAAACGGCGCAATCAGAAGAGGGGGATGTCCTATTCCTCCCCCGTCAGCGCATACATCCTGGCGATGGTCCCGAACCCGGTCCGGACCCGTTCATAGAGTTCCTCAGGGCCCTCTACCTTGCCGCCATCGACCCATGTCTGCCAGAAGGAGCACATCGACGCGCTGAGGATTCCGACCGTGTAGGGGAGCTGGTCATCAGGGACGCCCTCCCCCGCCGGGATGAAGGAGGCCAGCTCATCCTTGTACCTGAGATGCGTGGCCAGCAGGATGTCGTACCGCCCGTTGCGTATCATGGCCTCGACCAGGTCGTCCTCCTGCATGATGCTCCTGAAGAAGCCGACGATCATGTCGTGTTGGGAGGCGCCCTCGAGGGAAGCGTTGCGCGACAGCATCCTTGCGAACATCATGTCGCTACGGTATGCGAGAACGTCCGACACGGTATCGAACAACCGATAGAAGGTGGCGCGGCTCACGCCACAGGCACGGTGGACGTCAGTGATCGTCACGGCATCGAGGGACTTC
This genomic stretch from Atopobiaceae bacterium harbors:
- a CDS encoding TetR/AcrR family transcriptional regulator, whose product is MADGGRRMGDFEPGDPVDARITDAVFELMRTDDIPRIRVADVLRQAKVSRSTFYRHFDNVDDVVKTFEDDLLDNMRAINDVALKARFSESELEPTASMVARMDVLMSRREQVIALNGPHGDPTFRHKATAFMRDYFSDRLGEVLGPGDERDLYLAFMLAGHHSLIQFWLAERPDIEPRVVAATLNRLYYAPFFLTTDDGAALSARPDHCD
- a CDS encoding carboxylesterase family protein; the protein is MTRTITRRECVHTVGALAGFAGVAGLLSLTGCNTASSSSAQSSTDADTTSDSANESITTQTVKLGAGTLLGFRDEGVYTFRGIPYATAERFQDPVPVTSYDNAWHNALVYGEVAPQDRTLSSTASVNSYEFFSPSNGTADMVGNEQCQYLNVWSDDLTAAKPVIVFFHGGELTNGASTELSFYEGQYLVHARDVVFVSVNTRLNVLGFLDMSAYGTQYENSGIAGMRDAVVALQWVQDNIAQFGGDPQNVTLVGQSGGGCKVTTLASMSDTTGLFDKVVMMSGYYSAAPKDDALANTQLLVDYLHLSSDKVADSLVEMPYEQLLSAATAAGCSWETHYGTGTFESPLVDVKTGAVNQYAAQRIWLIGNTFSEFNGNMSAYCRSSPQTVPNSYLPDVSDDDARSALNELYGDDADEFVTEYQKAYPDHQLAESLWISGCGTIVSRYQAVKPDSGFITLMNKAGLSVYNYVNAYRMPAFGGITMGHTSDVPYMFNSVDAAQYLIRGDEDNARTIAATESSALAAFATTGNPSIDGLAWDPYTSDNHVTMVFDTKSETRTGHDDRLYEIMNAHSQNVTAG
- a CDS encoding PTS transporter subunit EIIC produces the protein MADKDTASTEDNVRNIVSLVGGPENVKSVGHCFTRLRFILKDEGVVDKDKLTAADGVMGVMEAGGQIQVVIGNNVTTYYDTLVKIFNISADGDVEAEESADGTPKQKMKFMDKVTDLASAIFLPSISLLAACGTLQGFLSLLTTFNLMSTTSGTYLVLSTIADSVFYYFPVFLAYATAKKFGGRPFYSMIIAFVLIHPNITTAASSGDTYSFLGIPLVLMNYSKSVFPAILSSYLACKIEKVARKIIPDAIKMIFVPLIVFLITVPIALLVIGPVTTWLMNLVTTGITMLYDFSPVVTGAVAGGIWQILVLFGISKAFIPLFTSDLATNGYSALIAVVFFASVLAQVGSVLAYCARSKNEKIRQVGVASAISGCFGITEPAMFGINIPARKPYVFGLIGGAAGGLVAALFGAKGYSFGAGLIGIGSLLGPEGVDMSFYGGLLGMVVAFAIAFAATWFFGWSKESEDALKM
- a CDS encoding TetR/AcrR family transcriptional regulator, which codes for MYHIPKDKRALRSAGLIGDGLLTCLGEKSLDAVTITDVHRACGVSRATFYRLFDTVSDVLAYRSDMMFARMLSRNASLEGASQHDMIVGFFRSIMQEDDLVEAMIRNGRYDILLATHLRYKDELASFIPAGEGVPDDQLPYTVGILSASMCSFWQTWVDGGKVEGPEELYERVRTGFGTIARMYALTGEE